In Emys orbicularis isolate rEmyOrb1 chromosome 12, rEmyOrb1.hap1, whole genome shotgun sequence, one genomic interval encodes:
- the TP53INP2 gene encoding tumor protein p53-inducible nuclear protein 2, giving the protein MFQRLTSLFFSDSSTPEGLEEPKPFVSEEEEEDGWLIIDLPEGPGPVRLESSPMEDLLIEHPSMSVYVTSNSIVVERESPDEPISEGDVPEPRLERRTPHHPTSLTAKAAILEKVSQVRRIQRAKQLVEKHKLSQKVMQRQNRARERHPRRAKHQGSFVHQPCQRQYNY; this is encoded by the exons ATGTTCCAACGCCTCACCAGCCTCTTCTTCAGTGACAGCAGCACACCTGAGGGCCTGGAGGAACCcaaaccctttgtctctgaggaggaggaagaggatggatGGCTCATTATTGACCTTCCAG AAGGCCCCGGCCCCGTCAGGTTGGAGAGCAGCCCCATGGAGGACCTCTTGATTGAACACCCCAGCATGTCCGTCTACGTCACCAGCAACAGCATTGTGGTGGAAAGGGAGAGCCCTGATGAACCGATCAGTGAAGG ggACGTGCCTgaaccccggctggagcgccgcacCCCGCACCACCCCACCTCTCTCACGGCAAAAGCTGCCATCTTGGAGAAGGTCAGCCAGGTCCGTCGGATCCAGCGGGCAAAGCAGCTGGTGGAGAAGCACAAGCTCAGTCAGAAGGTCATGCAGCGGCAGAACCGCGCCAGAGAGCGCCACCCCCGGCGGGCCAAACACCAGGGCAGCTTTGTCCACCAACCATGCCAGCGCCAGTACAACTACTAA